A single region of the Halorussus sp. MSC15.2 genome encodes:
- a CDS encoding DUF192 domain-containing protein — MESYAALLVGAMVLLAGCAGGMSGAITGDADRGGSSTTPPTTTDVERVVNATFVVEDGENVTVSLRVADEPEERQSGLMHRESLANNSGMVFVYEDAQQVSFWMKNTLIPLDMIFVAPNGTVLNVRHASPQPNASTDELRRYPSDGQAKYVVELPRGFANRTGVGPGTELVFNGTPPTVE; from the coding sequence ATGGAGTCGTACGCCGCGCTTCTGGTGGGGGCGATGGTCCTGCTCGCAGGTTGTGCAGGCGGAATGAGCGGTGCCATCACGGGTGACGCGGACCGAGGAGGGTCTTCGACGACACCGCCGACGACGACTGACGTCGAACGAGTCGTCAACGCGACGTTCGTGGTGGAGGACGGAGAGAACGTCACCGTGAGCCTGCGAGTCGCCGACGAACCCGAAGAGCGTCAGTCGGGACTGATGCACCGCGAGTCACTGGCCAACAACAGCGGCATGGTGTTCGTCTACGAGGACGCCCAGCAGGTGTCGTTCTGGATGAAGAACACCCTGATTCCGCTGGACATGATATTCGTCGCACCCAACGGAACGGTACTGAACGTCCGGCACGCCAGTCCACAGCCGAACGCGTCCACGGACGAGTTACGGAGATACCCAAGCGACGGCCAGGCGAAGTACGTCGTCGAACTCCCGCGAGGGTTCGCGAACCGGACCGGCGTGGGACCGGGGACCGAACTCGTGTTCAACGGGACCCCGCCGACCGTGGAGTAG
- a CDS encoding PadR family transcriptional regulator: MYDLTGFQRDLLYVIAGLDEPHGLAIKDELESYYEKEIHHGRLYPNLDTLVDKGFVEKGQRDRRTNYYTLTRRGDREIEARREWESQYVDLPQEATA; encoded by the coding sequence ATGTACGACCTGACAGGCTTTCAGAGAGACTTGCTATACGTCATCGCGGGGTTAGACGAACCGCACGGTCTCGCTATCAAGGACGAACTCGAATCGTACTACGAGAAAGAGATTCACCACGGCCGACTCTACCCGAACCTCGATACCCTCGTGGACAAAGGGTTCGTCGAGAAGGGCCAGCGCGACCGTCGGACGAACTACTACACCCTGACCCGCCGCGGCGACCGAGAAATCGAGGCCCGCCGCGAGTGGGAGTCCCAGTACGTGGACCTGCCACAGGAAGCGACCGCGTAA
- a CDS encoding DUF456 domain-containing protein: MEPFVLVALAILLAGVVGSVVPLVPGAGLSLLGIYLYWWSTGYAEPGPWALLAFTVVGVAAIVTDQFGGALAASAGGASTKTVVVATLVSVPLLFVAGPVGLVLGVAGAVFVAELYRTRSAEQGTRAAVFAAVGVLGSALVQLVVTLSLLVAFLFVAF; this comes from the coding sequence ATGGAACCGTTCGTCCTCGTTGCGCTGGCTATCCTGCTTGCTGGGGTCGTCGGGAGCGTGGTGCCCCTCGTCCCCGGCGCGGGCCTGTCGCTGCTCGGAATCTACCTCTACTGGTGGTCCACCGGCTACGCCGAACCGGGACCGTGGGCGTTGCTCGCGTTCACAGTGGTCGGAGTCGCCGCTATCGTCACCGACCAGTTCGGCGGAGCACTCGCCGCGAGCGCCGGCGGTGCCTCGACGAAAACGGTGGTCGTAGCGACCTTAGTCAGCGTTCCACTCCTGTTCGTCGCCGGGCCGGTGGGACTCGTTCTCGGGGTCGCAGGCGCGGTGTTCGTCGCGGAACTCTATCGAACCCGAAGCGCCGAGCAGGGTACCCGCGCGGCCGTCTTCGCCGCGGTCGGAGTCCTGGGGTCGGCGCTCGTGCAGTTGGTCGTCACGCTCTCGCTGCTCGTCGCGTTCTTGTTCGTGGCGTTCTAA
- a CDS encoding response regulator transcription factor, producing MSPDQSTVLVVDDEQDVADLYAMWLENDYRVRSAYEGDAALDVLDESVDVVLLDRRMPGQSGDEVLAEIRDRDLNCRVVMVTAVKPDFDILEMGFDDYLVKPVSKDDLHETVEQMLTRVDYGAKLQQYFSLVSKRAVLESEKDAEALESNDEYAQLETEIESLRTEVDHSRDQLDDHDDFVGAFQDL from the coding sequence ATGTCCCCCGATCAATCGACTGTTCTCGTCGTGGACGACGAGCAAGACGTTGCCGACCTCTACGCGATGTGGTTAGAGAACGACTATCGCGTGCGGAGTGCCTACGAGGGCGATGCGGCACTGGACGTGCTCGACGAATCTGTCGACGTCGTCCTCCTCGACCGCCGGATGCCGGGCCAGTCCGGTGACGAGGTCCTCGCGGAGATTCGAGACCGCGACCTCAACTGCCGCGTCGTCATGGTGACCGCGGTCAAACCGGACTTCGACATCTTGGAGATGGGGTTCGACGACTATCTGGTCAAACCCGTCTCGAAAGACGACCTCCACGAAACCGTCGAACAGATGTTGACTCGCGTCGATTACGGCGCGAAGCTACAGCAGTACTTCTCGCTGGTCTCCAAACGAGCGGTCCTCGAATCCGAGAAGGACGCCGAGGCGCTCGAATCCAACGACGAATACGCCCAACTGGAGACCGAAATCGAGTCGCTGCGGACCGAAGTGGACCATTCTCGCGACCAACTGGACGACCACGACGACTTCGTCGGGGCGTTTCAGGACCTCTGA
- a CDS encoding minichromosome maintenance protein MCM: protein MAVRNGDLTEKWCEYVYRDRDESVRRFVENYPDERALSVSCDRFGHDYRFVRPLLSNPDEALRAGKAALSRFLSGESDRDLRDVYLRISDLPAESEVALSDLRATHLNSLHTMRGVVAETGPLRPKVVRAGFRCAKCEAVTRHVAQSGREFRTNAKCPRCSSVGYLSFAPEASEYVDAQEVTVRDPAGGDGLPVLLEHDLTGTVSEGDEVRIVGVPRASRADDSAVGDMWVESVSMECLTGADP from the coding sequence ATGGCAGTGCGAAACGGCGACCTGACCGAGAAGTGGTGCGAGTACGTCTACCGCGACCGCGACGAGTCGGTGCGCCGGTTCGTCGAGAACTACCCCGACGAGCGCGCGCTGTCGGTCAGTTGCGACCGGTTCGGTCACGACTACCGATTCGTGCGGCCGCTGCTCTCGAACCCCGACGAAGCGTTGCGAGCGGGGAAGGCCGCGCTCTCGCGGTTCCTCTCCGGGGAGTCCGACCGCGACCTCCGCGACGTCTACCTCCGAATCAGCGACCTCCCCGCGGAGAGCGAGGTGGCGCTCTCGGACCTCCGGGCGACCCACCTCAACAGCCTCCACACGATGCGGGGCGTCGTCGCCGAGACAGGGCCGCTCCGGCCGAAGGTGGTCCGTGCGGGGTTCCGGTGCGCGAAGTGCGAGGCGGTCACGCGCCACGTCGCCCAGTCGGGCCGGGAGTTCCGGACGAACGCCAAGTGTCCGCGGTGCAGTTCGGTCGGATACCTCTCGTTCGCGCCGGAGGCGAGCGAGTACGTCGATGCCCAAGAGGTGACGGTGCGGGACCCGGCGGGCGGCGACGGACTCCCGGTCCTGCTCGAACACGACCTGACGGGCACAGTGTCGGAGGGCGACGAAGTGCGGATAGTCGGCGTCCCTCGTGCGAGTCGGGCCGACGACTCCGCGGTGGGCGACATGTGGGTCGAATCAGTGAGTATGGAATGCTTAACGGGGGCAGACCCGTAG
- a CDS encoding ParA family protein, with protein sequence MPRSIRACTFLDKGGTGKTTTAAHLGVALAEQGNDVLLIDLAGKQGDLVKHFGRWETVERQIAEDDDWPNISTVFQDQWSAIAEKLGDAAVEGLILDTDEGVDLIPAHPGLDSLDAELGNIDDAHDRYSRLDTFLDEYIEPLGYDAILIDLPGLTNNVSYNGLWAARNVIAPVEMGPFESEQAEALRADLDKIGANFGVDVRLAMVLPNKVDTRTKLAEEYLDAFEEAYPDAFVSSHVPVSQDIRNAAESGRTAFALEEPSTTAARAREAFLETAATLTERLERAEPAATTGGETA encoded by the coding sequence ATGCCTCGCTCCATCCGAGCCTGTACCTTCCTCGACAAGGGCGGTACGGGCAAGACGACCACCGCGGCCCACCTCGGCGTGGCGCTCGCCGAACAGGGCAACGACGTGTTGCTCATCGACCTCGCGGGCAAGCAGGGTGACCTCGTGAAGCACTTCGGACGTTGGGAGACCGTCGAGCGCCAGATAGCCGAGGACGACGACTGGCCCAACATCTCCACGGTCTTCCAAGACCAGTGGAGCGCCATCGCCGAGAAGTTGGGCGACGCCGCGGTCGAAGGACTCATCCTCGACACCGACGAGGGCGTGGACCTGATTCCCGCCCACCCCGGTCTTGACAGCCTCGACGCCGAACTGGGTAACATCGACGACGCCCACGACCGCTACTCGCGACTCGATACGTTCTTGGACGAGTACATCGAACCGCTGGGCTACGACGCCATCCTCATCGACCTGCCGGGTCTGACGAACAACGTCAGTTACAACGGTCTCTGGGCCGCCCGGAACGTCATCGCGCCGGTCGAGATGGGACCGTTCGAGTCCGAACAGGCCGAGGCGCTCCGGGCCGACCTCGACAAAATCGGCGCGAACTTCGGCGTGGACGTGCGACTCGCCATGGTCCTCCCGAACAAGGTCGACACCCGGACGAAACTCGCCGAGGAGTACCTCGACGCCTTCGAGGAGGCGTACCCCGACGCGTTCGTGTCGTCGCACGTCCCGGTGAGCCAAGACATCCGGAACGCCGCCGAGTCGGGCCGGACCGCGTTCGCGCTCGAAGAGCCATCGACGACTGCCGCGCGCGCACGCGAAGCATTTCTCGAAACTGCCGCGACACTGACCGAGCGGTTGGAGCGCGCCGAACCGGCAGCGACCACGGGAGGTGAGACGGCGTGA
- a CDS encoding HEAT repeat domain-containing protein, producing the protein MTAAVFDELARPVERNLLVVSYRRSPDVWLRQWRTNVGELPPEVGFVHVGETTRSSATAVSSETSSTARSRPSADTAPFVKTVSDPTDLASVGVRASEYLDTWDGNGRRTVVCFDSLTALLETVALDRAFRFLHLFAGRIESVDGRGYYLLHPSLHDQQSLSASANSRTPSWTSTRLDETDCQVLPKVRRNRRCTNPCRDYHSFSSERHRVPVKEHLSIRVTSVQPMDGRDSDDRERADRLREQARERWGTVDDDADVAASRLDSDDPEERAAATWTLAEIAADDPDRSRRLPVESELAPLLDDDDRWVRRGASWALATVADQHPQRARTALSAVTESLTDEDPLVRENSVLAFADVAREYPHAAEPALGRLADLVADGDGLVRRVAAETLRRLVTRLDEDGFPETIEATPDVAEILTGDADLVAVTDESGGSGRPIRIRGGATDDEAAGDRSGGDDEVDESLGPPDSIPSVPAVLPERGGFERLTDLGEGPLTNATKARAPTPGEGGRHVVVALRTLRPDAGIDPSRVETAIRAWSGVDDHAHVAPILARGATPRPWFATEFMDGGSLRDHLGSVGLDRAVWYAHCVTTAVCHAHARGVVHGALRPGAVGLSRTLGAWPVPKVGDWGFGDLLGELRDPPVPPGYAAPEHVAPEAFGRPDPATDVYLLGALCYALFAGRPPFAGDTGELPRQIREADPEPPSAHVEDVPEAIDELVGRALTKEKRARFETAEDFRRELEVVARDLPLSFDV; encoded by the coding sequence GTGACAGCGGCGGTGTTCGACGAACTCGCCCGCCCCGTCGAGCGGAATCTCCTCGTCGTCTCCTACCGGCGTTCCCCCGACGTCTGGCTTCGTCAGTGGCGAACGAACGTAGGAGAACTGCCACCCGAGGTCGGATTCGTCCACGTCGGCGAAACGACGCGCTCGTCGGCGACGGCAGTTTCCTCCGAGACGAGTTCGACCGCGCGTTCGCGCCCTTCCGCCGACACCGCCCCGTTCGTGAAAACGGTCTCGGACCCCACCGACCTCGCCAGCGTCGGCGTTCGCGCCAGCGAGTACCTCGACACGTGGGACGGTAACGGTCGCCGGACGGTCGTCTGCTTCGACTCGCTGACGGCGCTACTGGAGACCGTCGCCCTCGACCGTGCCTTCCGGTTCCTCCACCTCTTCGCGGGCCGCATCGAGAGCGTCGATGGTCGGGGCTACTACCTGTTGCACCCTTCGCTCCACGACCAGCAGTCGCTCTCGGCGTCCGCGAACTCGCGGACGCCGTCGTGGACCTCGACGCGACTCGACGAGACTGACTGTCAGGTGCTGCCGAAGGTCCGACGGAATCGACGCTGCACGAACCCTTGCCGAGACTATCACTCGTTCTCTTCTGAACGGCACCGAGTGCCGGTGAAGGAACACTTATCGATTCGCGTGACATCGGTCCAACCGATGGACGGACGCGACTCCGACGACCGCGAGCGGGCCGACCGCCTCCGGGAACAGGCCCGCGAGCGGTGGGGGACGGTGGACGACGACGCCGACGTCGCCGCGTCCAGACTCGACAGCGACGACCCCGAGGAGCGCGCGGCAGCGACGTGGACCCTCGCGGAAATCGCGGCCGACGACCCCGACCGCTCGCGGCGACTTCCGGTCGAGTCCGAACTCGCGCCGCTGTTGGACGACGACGACCGGTGGGTCCGCCGCGGCGCGTCGTGGGCGCTGGCGACCGTCGCCGACCAGCACCCCCAGCGCGCCCGCACCGCGCTCTCGGCGGTCACCGAGAGTCTGACGGACGAGGACCCCCTCGTCCGGGAGAACAGCGTGCTCGCGTTCGCCGACGTGGCCCGAGAGTACCCCCACGCCGCCGAACCCGCGCTCGGTCGTCTCGCGGACCTCGTCGCGGACGGCGACGGACTCGTTCGCCGGGTCGCCGCCGAGACGCTCCGGCGTCTCGTCACTCGACTCGACGAGGACGGGTTCCCCGAGACCATCGAGGCCACGCCGGACGTCGCCGAGATTCTGACCGGCGACGCCGACCTCGTCGCGGTGACCGACGAGTCCGGCGGGAGCGGCCGCCCGATACGAATCCGCGGCGGAGCGACCGACGACGAGGCGGCGGGCGACCGGAGCGGTGGCGACGACGAGGTAGACGAGTCGCTCGGACCGCCCGATTCGATTCCCTCGGTGCCCGCAGTCCTGCCAGAACGCGGCGGGTTCGAGCGGTTGACCGACCTCGGGGAGGGTCCGCTGACGAACGCGACGAAGGCCCGCGCCCCGACGCCGGGCGAGGGCGGCCGCCACGTCGTGGTCGCGCTCCGGACGCTCCGGCCGGACGCGGGCATCGACCCGTCGCGCGTCGAGACAGCGATTCGGGCGTGGTCGGGCGTGGACGACCACGCTCACGTCGCTCCAATTCTCGCACGCGGGGCGACGCCCCGACCGTGGTTCGCCACCGAGTTCATGGACGGTGGGAGTCTCCGCGACCACCTCGGGTCGGTCGGTCTCGACCGCGCGGTGTGGTACGCCCACTGCGTCACCACGGCGGTCTGTCACGCCCACGCCCGCGGCGTCGTCCACGGCGCGCTCCGCCCCGGTGCAGTGGGTCTCTCGCGCACGCTCGGCGCGTGGCCGGTCCCGAAGGTCGGCGACTGGGGGTTCGGCGACCTGCTCGGGGAACTCCGCGACCCGCCGGTTCCGCCGGGCTACGCCGCGCCCGAACACGTCGCGCCCGAGGCGTTCGGCCGCCCGGACCCAGCGACCGACGTCTACCTCCTCGGCGCGCTCTGTTACGCCCTGTTCGCCGGGCGGCCGCCGTTCGCCGGCGACACCGGAGAACTCCCGCGGCAAATCCGCGAGGCGGACCCTGAACCGCCGAGCGCCCACGTCGAGGACGTGCCCGAGGCTATCGACGAGTTAGTCGGGCGGGCGCTCACGAAGGAGAAGCGCGCGCGATTCGAGACCGCCGAGGACTTTCGCCGGGAGTTAGAGGTGGTCGCGCGGGACCTGCCGCTGTCGTTCGACGTGTAG
- a CDS encoding ABC transporter substrate-binding protein, with product MGANDDTLSRRTYLKATGAASAAGLGGLSGLLGQDFETLEVQHWWTGGDGAEAIQALFEGFQQKYPDIKVNQNPVAGGAGQNLHTVIKKRVLNDNPPSSWQAWPGANLLPFTRANKLENIEESVWSKNDMKSAYLKGPKQAARPSGNYVTVPLNIHRINNLFYNVNVVEQAGVDPSSISKPSDLLGAMKQVSNNTEAAGMAHQTKSGWSTMQLWTTVLLGEHGLDTYTAFTEGKVTQNEQAIKNSLQIVKDYKQYFNDDAGSIGWTEANKRILNGQAAFFHQGDWAAGMYSPETLEFQKGWNQVTFPGTEGLYMLNMDSFPFPTNNPSPEATTRFLRYVGSVDAQKRFNPKKGSIPPRTDVPKDAFGPFLQGQMEDFKQSKAQPPSTTHGLAVPPETLTNLEDAMATFISSWNVDRAYDGIVQAFQ from the coding sequence ATGGGAGCAAACGACGACACGCTATCGAGACGCACGTATCTGAAAGCGACCGGCGCGGCGAGCGCGGCCGGACTCGGCGGACTGTCCGGTCTCCTCGGACAGGACTTCGAGACGCTCGAAGTTCAGCACTGGTGGACTGGGGGTGACGGTGCAGAGGCGATTCAGGCGCTCTTCGAGGGGTTCCAACAGAAGTATCCCGACATCAAGGTCAATCAGAACCCCGTGGCGGGTGGCGCGGGCCAGAACCTCCACACCGTCATCAAGAAGCGGGTACTCAACGACAACCCGCCGAGTTCGTGGCAGGCGTGGCCGGGTGCGAACCTGTTGCCGTTCACTCGGGCGAACAAACTGGAGAACATCGAGGAGTCGGTCTGGTCGAAGAACGACATGAAGTCGGCCTACTTGAAGGGACCCAAGCAGGCCGCTCGACCGTCGGGCAACTACGTGACGGTGCCGCTGAATATCCACCGCATCAACAACCTGTTCTACAACGTCAACGTTGTCGAGCAGGCGGGCGTGGACCCCTCGTCAATCTCGAAACCCAGCGACCTCTTGGGCGCGATGAAGCAGGTCAGCAACAACACGGAGGCCGCGGGGATGGCCCACCAGACTAAATCGGGATGGTCCACGATGCAACTCTGGACGACCGTCCTGCTGGGCGAACACGGACTGGACACCTACACCGCCTTCACCGAGGGGAAAGTGACGCAGAACGAACAGGCCATCAAGAACTCGCTCCAAATCGTCAAGGACTACAAGCAGTACTTCAACGACGACGCGGGGTCCATCGGCTGGACCGAGGCCAACAAGCGCATACTCAACGGTCAGGCCGCCTTCTTCCACCAAGGCGACTGGGCAGCGGGCATGTACTCGCCGGAGACCCTAGAGTTTCAGAAGGGCTGGAATCAGGTCACGTTCCCCGGGACCGAGGGCCTCTACATGCTCAACATGGACTCGTTCCCGTTCCCGACTAACAACCCGTCGCCCGAGGCGACCACGCGGTTCCTTCGCTACGTCGGTAGCGTCGATGCCCAGAAGCGGTTCAACCCCAAGAAGGGGTCGATTCCGCCGAGAACCGACGTGCCCAAGGACGCTTTCGGGCCGTTCCTCCAAGGTCAGATGGAGGACTTCAAGCAGTCGAAGGCCCAACCGCCCTCGACTACTCACGGTCTCGCGGTGCCGCCCGAGACGCTGACCAACCTCGAAGACGCCATGGCGACGTTCATCTCGTCGTGGAACGTCGACCGGGCCTACGACGGTATCGTGCAGGCCTTCCAGTGA
- a CDS encoding DNA mismatch repair protein, whose translation MRLEEYWGVGPKTRERLEAELGTERAVEAIETGAVRALVSAGLSRGRATRILRRANGGEGMSVLATRDTRAVYKELLDVASDYAVTEDAADRIRVLTPLMERDRATERLDAVMDAAESWGRLDAETRERVLSAFAEFAEDERIGDDEAAVRTVLALREAGLSDGGSASSEGRSPSDRSSGQSPREDEASGDSSDPLSDGAFSRVADIDGDDLRAAASALADLDGGDVARGVDDELDALRDSLESVEALSADSLDAMEEIREEARAGAEFGEVVVDYVASETEAGFQRVRDATPDDAVDAADFVNATLRDLTDDLRETVEERERSVARRLRGRIAETQSAIDAAKAAVSDLSFHLSLARFAHDFDLTRPAFTENGFAVRNARNVSIEASGEAVQPITYAVGGHDLSSESASDADPTPPDGDRVSVLTGANSGGKTTLLETMCQVALLAQMGLPVPAEHAEVSISEDIVFHRRHASFNAGVLESTLRSIVPPLTDGANTLMLVDEFEAITEPGSAADLLHGLVRLTVDRGALGVFVTHLADDLKPLPEKARKDGIFAEGLDDDLELEVDYQPRFGTVGKSTPEFIVSRLLAGADDRTERAGFETLARAVGEEAVQRTLDDWSPEASTAERSAASETNASGSGDDD comes from the coding sequence ATGCGACTGGAGGAGTACTGGGGAGTCGGACCCAAGACGCGCGAGCGCCTCGAAGCCGAACTCGGCACCGAGCGCGCGGTGGAGGCCATCGAGACCGGGGCGGTACGGGCGCTCGTCTCCGCGGGGTTGTCCCGCGGGCGCGCCACCCGCATCCTCCGGCGGGCCAACGGCGGCGAGGGGATGTCGGTGCTGGCGACCCGCGACACCCGCGCCGTCTACAAGGAACTGCTCGACGTGGCCAGCGACTACGCCGTGACCGAGGACGCGGCCGACCGTATCCGAGTGCTGACGCCGCTGATGGAGCGCGACCGAGCGACCGAGCGCCTCGACGCCGTGATGGACGCCGCGGAGTCGTGGGGCCGACTCGACGCCGAGACCCGCGAGCGAGTCCTCTCGGCGTTCGCCGAGTTCGCAGAGGACGAGCGCATCGGCGACGACGAGGCCGCGGTTCGGACCGTTCTCGCGCTCCGCGAGGCGGGCCTCTCGGACGGCGGCTCCGCGAGTAGCGAGGGACGGAGTCCCTCGGACCGTTCGAGCGGGCAAAGCCCGCGAGAAGACGAAGCGAGTGGAGACTCGTCGGACCCTCTGTCCGACGGCGCGTTCTCGCGAGTGGCCGACATCGACGGCGACGACCTGCGAGCCGCCGCCTCGGCGCTGGCCGACCTCGACGGCGGCGACGTGGCCCGCGGCGTGGACGACGAACTCGACGCGCTCCGCGACTCGCTGGAGAGCGTCGAGGCGCTGTCGGCCGACTCGCTCGACGCGATGGAGGAGATACGCGAGGAGGCCCGCGCCGGGGCGGAGTTCGGCGAGGTCGTCGTGGACTACGTGGCCAGCGAGACCGAGGCCGGGTTCCAGCGCGTCCGCGACGCCACGCCCGACGACGCGGTGGACGCCGCCGACTTCGTGAACGCCACGCTCCGGGACCTCACCGACGACCTGCGAGAGACCGTCGAGGAGCGCGAGCGGTCGGTCGCCCGCCGGTTGCGGGGCCGCATCGCCGAGACCCAGAGCGCCATCGACGCCGCGAAGGCGGCGGTTTCCGATTTGTCCTTCCACCTCTCGCTGGCCCGCTTCGCTCACGACTTCGACCTCACTCGGCCCGCGTTCACCGAGAACGGCTTCGCGGTCAGAAACGCACGGAACGTCTCCATCGAAGCCAGCGGCGAGGCGGTCCAGCCCATCACCTACGCAGTCGGCGGCCACGACCTGTCGAGCGAGTCGGCGTCAGACGCCGACCCGACGCCCCCGGACGGCGACCGCGTGTCGGTCCTGACCGGCGCGAACTCCGGCGGGAAGACGACCTTGCTCGAAACGATGTGTCAGGTCGCCCTGCTGGCTCAGATGGGGCTTCCGGTGCCCGCAGAGCACGCGGAGGTCTCCATCTCGGAGGACATCGTCTTCCACCGGCGTCACGCGAGTTTCAACGCGGGCGTGCTGGAATCGACGCTCCGCAGTATCGTCCCGCCGCTGACCGACGGCGCGAACACCCTGATGCTCGTGGACGAGTTCGAGGCCATCACCGAACCCGGGAGCGCGGCCGACCTCCTGCACGGTCTCGTCCGCCTCACGGTCGATAGGGGCGCGCTCGGGGTGTTCGTCACCCACCTCGCCGACGACCTCAAACCCCTGCCCGAGAAGGCCCGGAAGGACGGCATCTTCGCCGAGGGACTGGACGACGACCTCGAACTCGAAGTCGATTACCAGCCCAGATTCGGCACGGTCGGCAAGTCCACGCCCGAGTTCATCGTCTCGCGCCTGCTGGCGGGCGCAGACGACCGCACGGAGCGCGCCGGGTTCGAGACCCTCGCCCGCGCGGTCGGCGAGGAGGCGGTCCAGCGAACGCTCGACGACTGGTCGCCGGAAGCGAGCACCGCCGAGCGAAGCGCGGCGAGCGAAACGAACGCGTCCGGTTCCGGCGACGACGACTGA